A stretch of Usitatibacter palustris DNA encodes these proteins:
- a CDS encoding FKBP-type peptidyl-prolyl cis-trans isomerase, whose amino-acid sequence MGELIKSDAVVGTGAEAVSGPVSVHYTGWLQDPSKPEGKGRKFDSSVDRGQPFQFHLGSGQVIKGWDEGVKGMKTGGKRTLIIPPEMGYGARGAGGVIPGNATLVFDVELINVG is encoded by the coding sequence ATGGGTGAATTGATCAAGAGCGACGCCGTCGTCGGCACCGGCGCCGAGGCCGTTTCCGGCCCCGTGTCCGTGCACTACACCGGCTGGCTGCAGGACCCCTCGAAGCCCGAGGGCAAGGGCCGCAAGTTCGACAGCTCCGTCGACCGGGGCCAACCCTTCCAGTTCCACCTCGGCTCGGGCCAGGTGATCAAGGGCTGGGACGAAGGCGTGAAGGGCATGAAGACGGGCGGCAAGCGCACCCTCATCATCCCTCCGGAGATGGGCTACGGCGCGCGCGGGGCGGGTGGGGTGATTCCCGGCAATGCGACGCTCGTCTTCGACGTGGAGCTCATCAACGTCGGCTGA
- a CDS encoding nuclear transport factor 2 family protein: protein MINHENQSASHASREDHLRHIERSRLKALVDRDVALAQQLHSPEFQLVTPGGGSFTREQYLGKVEKGTLRYLRWEPGPIAVRMHDTSAVLRYQATLELEGGAAPFQCWHIDTYELRDSHWEVVWSQATKVAPG, encoded by the coding sequence ATGATCAATCACGAAAACCAGTCCGCCAGCCACGCCTCGCGCGAGGATCACCTGCGCCACATCGAGCGCTCGCGCCTGAAGGCGCTCGTCGACCGCGACGTTGCGCTTGCGCAGCAACTGCACTCACCGGAATTCCAGCTCGTCACGCCCGGCGGGGGCTCGTTCACGCGCGAGCAGTACCTCGGGAAAGTGGAGAAGGGCACGCTGCGCTACCTGCGCTGGGAGCCGGGCCCGATCGCCGTGCGCATGCACGACACGAGCGCGGTGCTGCGCTACCAGGCCACCCTCGAGCTCGAAGGCGGTGCCGCGCCGTTCCAGTGCTGGCACATCGACACCTACGAGCTGCGCGATTCGCACTGGGAAGTCGTCTGGTCCCAGGCGACGAAAGTGGCGCCAGGATGA
- a CDS encoding adenylate/guanylate cyclase domain-containing protein yields the protein MMFKTRREELLRRALSAYAGEHVLSYVLSHGEEALKPAQVSRDLTILFVDVARFKMPVAGLDPGRILEWQTAYLDVVATSVLATTGTLDSYSGDASCSWWDSEIPHHADRACRAALDIRSGVANLNAAAPARGFPTIEVSVGIHRGPAAIGPYGSKDRLRFGILGDAVNLASQLCGIAGNLDPAQIVISDAVYSRLQPGISATKFDEVPARDGTQMALFSLGA from the coding sequence ATGATGTTCAAGACCCGACGGGAAGAACTCCTCAGGCGGGCACTGAGCGCCTATGCCGGAGAGCACGTATTGTCGTACGTGCTTTCACACGGCGAGGAAGCGCTGAAACCGGCTCAAGTAAGTCGTGATTTGACTATTCTTTTTGTCGATGTGGCCCGGTTCAAGATGCCTGTCGCCGGTCTTGACCCGGGTCGAATCCTTGAGTGGCAGACTGCCTATCTAGACGTAGTCGCGACGTCGGTACTTGCCACAACAGGGACCCTGGACTCCTATTCCGGCGATGCATCGTGCAGTTGGTGGGATTCGGAGATCCCGCATCACGCAGATCGAGCGTGCCGCGCCGCCCTTGACATCCGCAGCGGCGTAGCCAATTTGAATGCCGCCGCACCTGCGCGGGGATTTCCCACTATCGAGGTCTCGGTCGGGATACATCGCGGTCCCGCAGCGATAGGTCCCTATGGATCGAAAGATCGACTCCGGTTCGGCATTTTGGGAGACGCAGTAAATCTCGCGAGCCAGCTATGTGGAATCGCGGGCAATCTCGACCCAGCACAGATAGTCATATCGGATGCCGTGTATTCGCGGTTGCAACCCGGGATTTCGGCAACGAAGTTCGATGAGGTGCCGGCACGCGACGGTACCCAAATGGCGCTTTTCTCATTGGGGGCTTGA
- a CDS encoding carboxymuconolactone decarboxylase family protein, whose amino-acid sequence MRIPAWSQEQAPRDPELVEVILKRRGGELINLDKALLWSEPLARGWNVFLRAVRQEFAVSPRLKELAICTVARLTGAEYEFIHHAPEYIKAGGPAELLEKLRDPDAAGKDASFSDDERLAIRYAIAMTREVKVPDALFAELRARFNTTELVELTAAIGTYNLVARFLVALQVNPES is encoded by the coding sequence ATGCGCATTCCCGCCTGGTCCCAGGAGCAAGCCCCGCGCGACCCCGAACTGGTCGAAGTCATCCTCAAGCGGCGCGGAGGGGAGCTCATCAACCTCGACAAGGCGCTGCTGTGGAGCGAGCCCCTCGCCCGCGGATGGAACGTGTTCCTGCGAGCGGTCCGACAGGAATTCGCGGTCTCGCCGCGCCTGAAGGAGCTCGCGATCTGCACGGTCGCGCGGCTCACCGGCGCCGAGTATGAATTCATCCACCACGCGCCCGAGTACATCAAGGCCGGTGGACCCGCGGAGCTGCTGGAAAAGCTGCGCGATCCCGATGCGGCCGGGAAGGACGCGTCGTTCTCCGACGACGAGCGGCTCGCTATCCGATACGCGATCGCGATGACGCGCGAGGTGAAGGTCCCCGACGCCCTTTTCGCGGAGCTGCGGGCCCGGTTCAATACCACCGAGCTCGTCGAGCTCACCGCGGCCATTGGGACGTACAATCTGGTGGCGCGCTTCCTTGTCGCGCTCCAGGTCAACCCCGAATCGTGA
- a CDS encoding RHS repeat-associated core domain-containing protein, translating into MLIGQPFVGAFVRRVATFAIIALATSASAVVNTPGKASVDLAGNSTYSIPIVVPPGTAGMVPSIALSYNSSRPNGVAGVGWGVAGLSAITRCPAIMATEAVVGGVKLDAQDRFCLDGQKLVVHGSGVYGAIGTEYRTEAESFTKVVSWGSVGGAPIWFQVWTRDGLIKQYGGANDARIEPPGSVVPHTWALDRVTDRSGNYYTINYNRYPSTGEFGISRINYTGNDPASKPPFASIQFEYTGRSDIQSGYIANYLIKAEKRLSNIKTYVGSTLVRDYRLAYQDSPTSRRSRLVSLTECEGGGACLVPTAFTWGDAGGGLASSSGTATAVGSPGFVQKAIVGDFNGDGKQDLFLNRGSSTISLICLGPELTTCTNFYLEAGSVVDVGDVDGNGISDLVIRGGVDGLLKVCFGPALTGEYDPASCGAFPGTRFDHKLVVGDFNGDGRSDAFVWLPQIDWRTPQGLYCNLSAMIANPNVGCTVGPLVAGVNDTVHAGDFEGDGTAIVRITDAAWNAAYSTVVGDFNGDGKLDFIRESSTDIRFCPGPGILTGDNCQVIGGTSAGDWKAVYQMVAGDFNGDGVTDLILLSSGSWVGLCMGPGVATSISCTTVNWSDWRNAVVAAGDFNGDSSADLFLVLAGQSSKALGGGGVPDLLASVSNGIASPETFTYKPLTDPAVYTKGTGSVYPVRDTQFPIPVVSQSCKSTGIGGTACLDYQYWGAKLDLAGRGFVGFNQIKANDAAAGRYAMSSLAQTYPLIGRQTSTQTYVGADLVKSVEYVYSNNQSFEQRDFRYLGAVTEIVHGLEGEWKNERRTFGTDAYGNVVGANTYFSENGNFAEASTSLIEYVTTTFTNDPANWLFGRVTVKQVQRQFWPGAPITRRTEYSYLPGTLLVSQEIEEPLESGLRVQRDIGRDVFGNVNLETISAQGMETRTTSWAYDPQGRFATTHTNALGHVTTTAYDARFGRETSITDPNGLTTSRTYNGFGHPTLETRPDGTQTTTIYTLCNPCGAFSSNAPPGYFISRYTTGNSHATQEWFDTLGRRIATSKRNFDNTDWVDEDVLWFGARFRNTRKYLPHLRNSGPKPFTEMAYDLRGRLSTSTAPDLGVTTYTYTTPAGSGPITTTMRDARNFETKTVRNYRGQVLQVIDAHNKTTSYEYTQLGQLTRVTDPAGNQSNMYYDIKGRLGARNDPDLGYWTFGYDPLGQMTSQIDAKSQMTTFAYDKLGRKTHRVEPSMSAYWNWDGSPNKGIGKLYFSTTGNVGRNFTYDNYGRVATMTLVDATQSPQTNYDLTTTYDSAGRPNTLTYPTGFATKNVYNSVGHLAEVRNNATNALFWKAVDKGPAGVKEEDLGNGTFRVNVYDPNTQRIVQIFTARDSDSATLSNLTYAYDQVGNLSAAGDHVQLFTETYGYDALNRLTSVAGPAPKSYAYNDIGNILSKSDVGTYTYPSSGKVHAVSSAGGVSYTYDLNGNMITSGSKTLTWSSFNMPATVQVGASAHSWLYDAELQRVKHLAPTETTIYFGSGNMVFYEKVVSGGVTEHRHVVHAGGKPIAQYTQRSVGASDNRYLYQDRLGSTSLVANETGAVTERLSYDAQGKRRLSSGADDIAGALTGLATDRGFTGHEHLDDLGLIHMNGRLYDQRIGRFASADPLGVTVLNAQSWNRFSYVLNSPLRYVDPTGYFPEDSSDPAPTDEEPGDDDDPYGRDQRDQDSGSGGCREDVVCVTGRRIRPTPPAASEPPAGVNIPGGGVTGINEWPRGPGGIYTNPDPYWGKWPGGTPFPGVDRGVLPPPPPPPPPPPPPVPLRPPPPWIRILGGIGWILTPSPLGCGDYPEVCVDGIVRNRTFIGNQPRR; encoded by the coding sequence ATGTTGATCGGACAGCCGTTCGTGGGCGCGTTTGTGCGCCGCGTCGCCACATTCGCAATCATCGCGCTCGCCACCTCGGCTTCGGCCGTTGTGAACACACCCGGAAAAGCCAGCGTCGATCTTGCTGGTAACTCCACATACAGCATCCCGATCGTGGTTCCTCCGGGGACCGCCGGCATGGTTCCGTCGATCGCCCTCTCCTACAACAGCAGTCGGCCCAATGGAGTTGCGGGCGTTGGCTGGGGCGTTGCCGGCTTGTCTGCGATCACTCGCTGCCCAGCGATCATGGCGACCGAGGCCGTCGTGGGCGGCGTCAAGCTCGATGCCCAGGATCGGTTCTGCCTCGATGGACAAAAGCTCGTGGTGCACGGCTCGGGCGTCTATGGCGCCATTGGGACCGAGTACCGGACTGAAGCGGAGTCCTTCACGAAGGTCGTGTCGTGGGGCAGCGTGGGTGGCGCCCCGATCTGGTTCCAGGTCTGGACCCGCGATGGACTCATAAAGCAGTACGGTGGCGCTAATGACGCGCGCATCGAACCCCCTGGGTCTGTCGTGCCCCACACCTGGGCCCTGGACCGGGTTACGGATCGCAGCGGGAACTACTACACGATCAATTACAACAGGTACCCCTCGACGGGCGAGTTTGGGATTTCGCGAATCAACTACACGGGCAACGATCCCGCGAGCAAACCACCCTTTGCGTCGATCCAGTTCGAGTACACGGGGCGATCCGACATCCAATCGGGTTACATCGCGAACTACCTGATCAAGGCCGAGAAGCGCCTTTCGAACATCAAGACTTATGTGGGCTCGACACTCGTTCGCGATTACCGCCTCGCCTATCAGGACTCTCCCACCTCACGACGTAGTCGGCTCGTGTCACTCACTGAGTGCGAAGGTGGAGGCGCGTGCCTCGTGCCGACCGCCTTCACTTGGGGCGACGCTGGCGGCGGCCTTGCAAGCTCATCGGGTACAGCCACCGCCGTTGGTTCGCCCGGATTCGTCCAGAAAGCCATCGTCGGCGACTTCAACGGTGATGGAAAACAGGATCTGTTCCTCAACCGCGGCAGCAGCACGATCAGTCTCATTTGCCTGGGGCCCGAGCTGACGACTTGCACCAACTTCTATCTCGAGGCCGGCTCGGTGGTGGATGTGGGCGACGTTGATGGCAACGGCATATCCGACCTTGTGATTCGCGGCGGTGTGGACGGCCTCCTGAAGGTCTGTTTCGGACCTGCCCTGACCGGCGAGTACGACCCCGCCTCCTGCGGCGCCTTCCCTGGCACCAGGTTCGACCACAAGCTGGTCGTTGGCGATTTCAACGGGGACGGAAGGTCGGACGCATTCGTCTGGCTGCCGCAGATCGATTGGCGGACGCCACAAGGCCTGTACTGCAACTTGTCGGCAATGATCGCGAATCCGAACGTGGGCTGCACAGTCGGTCCATTGGTCGCCGGCGTGAACGACACTGTCCATGCAGGCGACTTCGAAGGCGATGGCACGGCGATCGTGCGCATCACCGACGCCGCATGGAACGCTGCGTATTCGACAGTGGTCGGGGACTTCAACGGCGACGGCAAGCTGGACTTCATTCGGGAATCGTCGACTGACATCCGCTTTTGCCCGGGTCCGGGCATCCTCACCGGCGATAACTGCCAAGTAATCGGCGGCACCAGCGCCGGCGACTGGAAGGCCGTGTATCAAATGGTCGCCGGGGATTTCAACGGCGACGGAGTCACGGATCTGATCCTGCTTTCATCCGGGAGTTGGGTCGGACTATGCATGGGCCCTGGCGTAGCCACGAGCATAAGTTGCACAACCGTGAACTGGAGTGATTGGCGGAACGCGGTCGTTGCTGCGGGCGATTTCAACGGCGACTCCAGCGCCGATCTCTTCCTGGTTCTTGCGGGCCAGAGTTCGAAGGCTCTCGGTGGGGGCGGCGTCCCTGACCTGCTTGCGTCGGTGTCGAACGGCATCGCCTCGCCTGAAACCTTCACGTACAAGCCGCTAACGGATCCTGCGGTCTATACAAAGGGCACAGGCTCGGTCTACCCAGTCCGCGATACGCAGTTCCCGATCCCGGTCGTGTCCCAGTCGTGCAAGAGCACGGGCATTGGCGGTACTGCGTGCCTCGACTACCAGTATTGGGGCGCGAAGCTCGATCTCGCGGGACGCGGATTCGTCGGGTTCAACCAGATCAAAGCGAACGACGCCGCGGCGGGACGCTACGCGATGTCGAGCCTCGCGCAGACGTACCCACTGATCGGTCGACAAACGTCCACGCAAACCTACGTGGGCGCCGATCTCGTGAAGAGTGTCGAGTATGTCTATAGCAATAACCAGAGCTTCGAGCAGCGCGACTTCAGATACCTGGGCGCCGTCACGGAGATCGTCCATGGCCTGGAGGGTGAGTGGAAGAATGAACGCAGGACCTTCGGCACCGACGCCTACGGGAACGTTGTCGGCGCCAACACGTACTTCAGTGAAAACGGAAACTTTGCCGAGGCATCAACCTCGCTGATCGAGTACGTGACCACGACGTTCACCAACGATCCGGCGAACTGGCTCTTCGGACGAGTAACGGTCAAACAGGTTCAGCGGCAGTTCTGGCCCGGCGCGCCCATCACGCGGCGCACCGAGTACTCATATTTACCCGGGACGCTTCTGGTGAGCCAGGAGATCGAAGAACCGCTGGAGAGCGGTCTGCGAGTCCAGAGGGACATTGGTCGCGATGTGTTCGGCAACGTGAACCTGGAAACGATTAGCGCCCAGGGCATGGAGACCCGCACCACCAGCTGGGCTTATGACCCGCAGGGGAGATTTGCGACAACGCACACCAACGCCTTGGGGCACGTGACGACAACCGCGTACGACGCTCGCTTCGGACGCGAGACGTCGATTACAGATCCCAATGGGCTTACTACGTCGAGGACCTACAACGGCTTTGGTCACCCCACCCTCGAAACTCGCCCTGACGGGACGCAGACGACAACGATTTACACGCTGTGCAATCCCTGCGGCGCCTTCTCGAGCAACGCTCCGCCCGGTTATTTTATCTCTCGCTACACGACCGGCAACTCCCACGCGACTCAGGAGTGGTTTGACACCCTGGGTCGGAGGATCGCGACCTCCAAGCGAAACTTCGACAACACGGACTGGGTTGATGAGGACGTCCTCTGGTTTGGAGCGAGGTTCCGCAACACCCGAAAGTACCTTCCGCATCTCCGGAACAGCGGCCCCAAGCCATTCACCGAGATGGCCTACGACCTCAGGGGACGGCTGTCCACGTCGACTGCACCGGATCTGGGCGTCACCACCTACACCTACACGACTCCGGCTGGATCGGGCCCGATCACCACGACGATGCGCGATGCACGCAACTTTGAAACCAAGACAGTACGGAATTACCGTGGCCAAGTGCTCCAGGTGATCGATGCGCACAACAAGACCACCTCGTACGAGTACACGCAGCTTGGCCAGCTGACGCGGGTCACCGATCCGGCCGGCAACCAATCGAACATGTACTACGACATCAAAGGGCGCCTTGGTGCCCGCAATGATCCGGACCTCGGGTACTGGACGTTCGGCTACGACCCGCTGGGACAAATGACGTCGCAAATTGATGCGAAGTCGCAGATGACGACATTTGCCTACGACAAGCTTGGCCGGAAAACGCACCGCGTTGAACCGAGCATGAGCGCCTACTGGAACTGGGATGGGAGCCCCAACAAGGGGATTGGGAAGCTCTACTTCTCGACCACCGGGAACGTTGGCCGCAACTTCACCTATGACAACTACGGCCGCGTCGCGACGATGACACTGGTCGACGCAACTCAATCCCCGCAGACGAACTACGATCTCACGACGACTTACGATTCCGCCGGCCGGCCGAACACCCTGACCTATCCGACTGGATTTGCCACTAAGAACGTCTACAACAGCGTCGGCCACCTCGCCGAAGTCCGAAACAATGCGACAAACGCGCTGTTCTGGAAGGCCGTCGACAAGGGGCCCGCTGGAGTGAAGGAAGAGGATCTCGGCAACGGGACGTTCCGAGTGAACGTCTACGATCCGAACACGCAACGGATCGTTCAGATCTTCACCGCGCGCGACTCGGACTCGGCGACACTCTCAAACCTCACGTATGCCTACGATCAAGTAGGGAATCTCAGCGCGGCAGGCGATCACGTTCAGCTGTTCACTGAGACGTATGGATACGACGCACTCAATCGCCTGACGAGCGTGGCGGGTCCGGCACCGAAGTCCTATGCCTACAACGACATTGGCAACATTCTTTCGAAATCCGACGTGGGAACGTACACCTACCCGAGCTCCGGCAAAGTGCACGCGGTGAGTTCTGCGGGCGGCGTCAGTTACACGTACGACCTGAACGGAAACATGATCACGTCGGGGAGCAAGACGCTGACGTGGTCGAGCTTCAACATGCCCGCAACCGTGCAGGTCGGGGCCAGCGCACATAGCTGGCTCTACGATGCGGAGTTGCAACGCGTGAAGCACCTGGCGCCGACCGAGACCACTATTTATTTCGGGTCGGGAAATATGGTGTTCTACGAGAAGGTCGTGAGCGGGGGAGTAACCGAACATCGGCACGTGGTGCACGCCGGCGGTAAACCCATTGCGCAGTACACGCAGCGCTCAGTCGGGGCCTCCGACAATCGCTATCTTTATCAAGATCGCCTGGGCTCGACATCACTTGTGGCCAATGAGACTGGCGCAGTCACTGAACGGCTCTCCTATGATGCTCAGGGCAAGCGCCGTCTCTCGAGTGGTGCCGACGATATCGCGGGCGCGCTGACAGGACTTGCCACTGACCGGGGCTTCACCGGTCACGAGCACCTTGACGACCTTGGCCTCATCCATATGAATGGCCGGCTCTACGATCAACGTATTGGGAGATTTGCATCTGCGGACCCTCTGGGTGTCACCGTCCTCAACGCTCAAAGCTGGAATCGTTTCAGTTACGTTCTCAACAGCCCGCTCCGGTATGTAGATCCGACCGGCTACTTTCCAGAGGATTCCAGCGACCCCGCCCCAACGGACGAAGAGCCCGGCGATGACGACGACCCATATGGGCGCGACCAGAGAGACCAAGATAGCGGCTCAGGTGGGTGCCGCGAGGATGTTGTCTGCGTAACTGGTCGCCGCATCCGACCGACGCCACCTGCCGCAAGCGAGCCGCCTGCCGGGGTGAACATTCCGGGCGGAGGGGTGACCGGCATCAATGAGTGGCCAAGAGGTCCCGGTGGCATATACACGAACCCGGATCCCTATTGGGGCAAGTGGCCAGGGGGAACGCCGTTTCCTGGTGTCGATCGAGGAGTGCTACCACCGCCGCCGCCGCCGCCACCTCCGCCGCCGCCACCTGTGCCGCTCCGTCCGCCGCCACCGTGGATACGGATCCTCGGCGGAATAGGCTGGATTCTGACACCCTCTCCCCTAGGATGCGGCGATTACCCTGAGGTGTGCGTGGACGGGATCGTAAGGAACCGAACGTTCATTGGTAACCAACCGAGGAGATGA
- a CDS encoding DNA alkylation repair protein, translated as MAKKAKPLASPVSVAFTLAWLEKRGSKRVAEGLGRFGIVTKLKVVGVPMATLNAFLKEFGTDQALSLALWKSGCYEARLLAAMVGDPEKVTKAQMNAWAASFENWADCDTACFKLFDQTPHAWELAKKWSASEKEFVKRGGFALMACLALHRKEEPDAKFLAMLPLIEKGAADDRNFVKKGVNWALRGIGQRKSPALKRAAMALAKKLSESKEAHTRWVGKDALRQLSRK; from the coding sequence ATGGCGAAGAAGGCAAAGCCGCTCGCGAGCCCCGTAAGCGTCGCATTCACGCTCGCCTGGCTCGAGAAGCGCGGCTCGAAGCGCGTGGCCGAAGGCCTCGGGCGCTTCGGCATCGTCACGAAGCTCAAGGTCGTCGGCGTTCCGATGGCGACACTCAACGCGTTCCTCAAGGAGTTCGGCACGGACCAGGCGCTCTCGCTCGCGCTGTGGAAGAGCGGCTGCTACGAGGCGCGCCTCCTCGCCGCGATGGTCGGCGATCCGGAGAAGGTGACCAAGGCGCAGATGAACGCGTGGGCCGCGAGCTTCGAGAACTGGGCCGACTGCGACACCGCGTGCTTCAAGCTCTTCGACCAGACGCCTCATGCGTGGGAACTCGCGAAGAAGTGGTCCGCCTCCGAAAAGGAATTCGTGAAGCGCGGCGGCTTCGCGCTGATGGCGTGCCTCGCACTTCACCGCAAGGAAGAACCCGACGCGAAGTTCCTCGCGATGCTCCCGCTCATCGAGAAGGGCGCAGCGGATGATCGCAACTTCGTGAAGAAGGGCGTGAACTGGGCGCTGCGCGGGATCGGCCAGCGCAAGAGCCCCGCGCTCAAGCGAGCGGCGATGGCCCTCGCGAAGAAACTTTCGGAATCGAAAGAGGCCCACACCCGCTGGGTCGGCAAGGACGCCCTCCGGCAACTCTCGAGAAAGTGA
- a CDS encoding GAF domain-containing protein, which yields MTTLPANDDAVVKLRQVYASDGVRAAVVFLNSTTVHRFTSLYRFDGGTLRNITFYDRQNPHAEKCDDIPVEASYCVFVRDLHSAFLVSDAPEDDRVEGHANRATVKRYCGVPLRDRDGKMFGSICHFDLSPGPISDRDVELLEHMASLLRPTF from the coding sequence ATGACGACGTTGCCTGCGAACGACGATGCGGTGGTGAAGCTGAGGCAGGTCTACGCATCGGACGGCGTGCGCGCGGCGGTGGTCTTCCTCAACTCGACGACGGTGCATCGCTTCACGTCGCTCTATCGATTCGATGGTGGCACGCTGCGCAACATCACTTTCTACGACCGCCAGAATCCGCACGCGGAAAAGTGCGACGACATCCCCGTCGAGGCTTCGTACTGCGTCTTCGTGCGCGATCTCCACAGTGCCTTCCTGGTGAGCGATGCGCCGGAGGACGATCGCGTCGAGGGTCACGCGAACCGCGCGACGGTGAAGCGCTACTGCGGCGTTCCGCTCCGGGACCGCGACGGAAAGATGTTCGGGAGCATCTGCCATTTCGACCTCTCGCCCGGCCCCATCAGTGACCGGGACGTGGAGCTGCTCGAGCACATGGCGAGCCTGCTGAGGCCGACTTTCTGA
- a CDS encoding aspartate aminotransferase family protein, with the protein MSKIVHRSLRGTLPFAVSAQGVHITDHEGKQYIDASGGAAVSCLGHQHPDVLAAMHAQIDTVAYAHTSFFTTQVAEDLADTLVANAPAGIGHVYLVSGGSEAIEAALKMARQYFVETGEPDRSVFIARRQSYHGNTLGALAVGGNEWRRKQFAPILIDVGRVSPCYAYRDQLATETPEQYSERLAQELEATIAEIGAKRVIAFVAETVVGATLGAVPPTPGYFKRVREICDRHGILLIADEVMCGMGRTGTLHAVEQEGIAPDLMAIAKGLGGGYQPIGAVLASTKIVDAFRKGSGLFQHGHTYIGHPVAAAAALAVQKVIARDKLLDQVKARGAYFEKKLRATFGNHPNVGDIRGRGLFWGVELVEDRATKKPFDAALKLHAKVKAAAMQAGLMCYPMGGTIDGERGDHVLLAPPFIISEAALDQVVERLATAIESGTRALKHAA; encoded by the coding sequence GTGAGCAAGATCGTCCATCGGAGCCTTCGCGGCACCCTGCCCTTTGCGGTTTCCGCGCAGGGCGTGCACATCACCGACCACGAGGGCAAGCAGTACATCGATGCCAGCGGCGGCGCGGCGGTCTCCTGCCTCGGCCACCAGCATCCGGATGTGCTCGCCGCGATGCACGCGCAGATCGACACCGTGGCCTACGCGCACACGAGCTTCTTCACCACGCAGGTCGCTGAAGACCTCGCTGACACGTTGGTCGCCAATGCGCCTGCCGGCATCGGTCATGTTTATCTCGTGAGCGGTGGGTCGGAAGCAATCGAGGCGGCGCTCAAGATGGCGCGCCAGTATTTCGTGGAGACGGGCGAGCCGGATCGCTCGGTCTTCATCGCCCGCCGCCAGAGTTATCACGGCAATACGCTCGGTGCGCTCGCAGTCGGTGGCAACGAATGGCGCCGCAAGCAGTTCGCGCCGATCCTCATCGACGTGGGCCGCGTGTCGCCGTGCTACGCGTATCGCGACCAGCTCGCCACGGAAACACCGGAGCAGTACAGCGAGCGCCTCGCGCAGGAGCTCGAAGCAACGATCGCGGAGATCGGTGCGAAGCGCGTGATCGCGTTCGTGGCCGAGACCGTTGTCGGCGCCACGCTTGGTGCAGTTCCGCCCACGCCCGGTTACTTCAAGCGCGTGCGCGAGATCTGCGACCGCCACGGCATCCTCCTCATCGCCGATGAAGTGATGTGCGGCATGGGTCGCACCGGCACGCTGCACGCGGTCGAGCAGGAAGGCATCGCGCCCGACCTCATGGCGATCGCGAAGGGTCTGGGCGGCGGCTATCAACCGATCGGTGCCGTGCTCGCCTCCACGAAGATCGTCGACGCCTTCCGCAAGGGCAGCGGCCTCTTCCAGCATGGACACACGTACATCGGCCATCCGGTTGCAGCGGCGGCCGCACTCGCGGTGCAAAAGGTGATCGCGCGCGACAAGCTCCTCGACCAGGTGAAGGCCCGTGGCGCGTATTTCGAAAAGAAACTGCGCGCGACATTCGGCAACCATCCGAACGTCGGCGACATCCGCGGCCGCGGCCTCTTCTGGGGCGTGGAGCTCGTGGAAGATCGCGCGACCAAGAAGCCGTTCGATGCCGCGCTGAAGCTCCATGCGAAAGTGAAGGCCGCCGCGATGCAGGCGGGCCTCATGTGCTATCCCATGGGCGGCACCATCGACGGCGAGCGCGGCGACCACGTCCTGCTCGCCCCCCCGTTTATCATCTCCGAAGCGGCGCTCGATCAAGTCGTCGAGCGGCTCGCAACGGCCATCGAATCCGGCACGCGTGCCTTGAAGCACGCGGCCTGA
- a CDS encoding cupin domain-containing protein: MSQRKPIAILAADVPPRARQSYAPEPFASLLSAGRIKHTLGDLFGLTNFGVNITRIRPRGVTALRHAHTKQDEFIYVIEGRPTLVTNEGRTQLAAGMCAGFPAGTGDAHQLVNETDEDVLYLEVGDRTPGDEVTYPDDDLRAEFVDGVFRFTHKDGTPY, from the coding sequence ATGTCGCAACGCAAGCCCATCGCCATCCTCGCAGCCGACGTACCTCCGCGCGCGCGCCAGTCCTACGCGCCCGAACCTTTCGCCTCGCTGCTCTCGGCGGGCAGGATCAAGCACACCCTGGGCGACCTCTTCGGCCTCACGAACTTCGGCGTCAACATCACTCGCATCCGCCCGCGCGGCGTCACCGCACTTCGCCACGCGCACACCAAGCAGGACGAATTCATCTACGTGATCGAAGGCCGCCCGACGCTGGTGACCAACGAAGGACGCACGCAGCTTGCGGCGGGAATGTGCGCGGGCTTTCCGGCGGGAACGGGCGACGCCCATCAACTGGTGAACGAAACCGACGAGGACGTCTTGTATCTCGAGGTCGGTGACCGCACGCCCGGCGACGAAGTGACCTATCCGGACGACGACCTTCGGGCGGAATTCGTCGACGGAGTTTTCCGCTTCACGCACAAGGACGGCACGCCTTACTAG